The proteins below come from a single Rosa rugosa chromosome 2, drRosRugo1.1, whole genome shotgun sequence genomic window:
- the LOC133732896 gene encoding TMV resistance protein N-like isoform X1: protein MMEDDEYWAWDSFYSDWSTFYSGSHDSAPHWKYDVFLSFRGEDTRTSFTDHLYQKLVWRGIKTFRDDPEIERGSTISAELSAAIKDSRFAVIVLSPNYASSTWCLDELEMINQSRGISRRLPVFYHVDPSDVRRQTGPFAQAFTKHEHDFKAYPKKVRWWREALTSVSNVAGWTTSKYRYETELIKEIVDVIGEKVYPTFTLSDSTENLFGIDFRLQYIDLLLYTSVTDVRFLGIWGMGGVGKTTIARLVYERISHKYEVSYFLANVRQQSAEHGIVHLQKQLISLVLEERVAQVCDAYGGAAMTKNLLCNKKVLLVLDDVDQLNQLEMLAGTKDWFGPGSRIIITTRDERLLIEHGIEKPYELQGLNDNQALQLFSWKAFKKYHPEEDYLELSKCFVDYAGGLPLALRTLGSSLYKRGRDAWISTLDKLKKAPNKTIFETLKISYDGLDDMEKRIFLNVACFHKGGYKERVIEILDSCGFPACIVIDILVEKSLLTIFDDYVMMHDLIQEMGRDIVRQESYEEPGQRSRLWLDKDIFHVFSKNTGTEAIEGIVLYLPEFEQACLNPETFSKMSRLKLLQIHNLNLSPGPKYLSNSLRFLEWSLYPSKSLPPTFQPDGLTELNLRHSKVDRLWNGKKHLGNLKYIDLSFSENLIKTPDFTGIPNLERLVLESCTNVVEIHSSIAFLKKLKILNFTNCKSIRSLPSEIEMESLEVCILSGCSKLKSIPEFLGPMKNLSMLSSDGTAIEQLHPSFECLVGLISLDLRDCKSLLCLPSVLCRMKSLRSLNMSGCSQLCKFPDSVGQIECLKELDLSGTALSELPSSIVLMKNLEVLSFRGCKGPPPKSWHLFPPFGSFQRNSPEPAGLVMASLNNLHSVRKLDLSNCSFGEGAIPDDIGCLSSLEELNLGGNNFISLPASIRWLSQLILLNLEGCKKLQRLPDLPSNEELTITIDDCTSLEMLPDPPKLSRLRWFSFRCVNCYKLVGSEDSTNRPFSMLKRFLQGTPPFIVHSFNIVTPGSEIPEWFSNQTVGDSVVVQLPARPSDNKSVGFALCVVFEAEENPTAVELNYIRSHACGIKCLSKVEGSLSTSLLVKGLFHHKVGQVMSDHLWLLYASFKDYDPRNYWKGVFYEIEFSFKTFCSMENNKCLKLKKCGVRVVDKQDVVDLNKTMNQSNSSFYLDKAMYDLHCDLDKSASVQCAEVGQTIEHSDKAGPSGSGISDMESLSKRLKHE, encoded by the exons ATGATGGAGGACGACGAGTACTGGGCTTGGGATTCCTTCTATTCAGATTGGAGCACCTTCTACAGTGGGTCTCATGATTCAGCTCCTCATTGGAAGTACGATGTGTTTTTGAGTTTCAGGGGCGAAGACACGCGAACCAGTTTCACTGACCATCTTTACCAAAAATTGGTGTGGCGAGGAATCAAAACTTTCAGGGATGACCCAGAAATTGAAAGGGGGTCAACTATTTCTGCAGAGCTCTCGGCAGCCATTAAAGATTCAAGGTTCGCAGTCATTGTTCTCTCCCCAAACTACGCTTCTTCCACTtggtgcttggatgaacttgaaatgattaATCAATCGCGTGGAATCTCCAGACGTTTGCCGGTCTTCTATCATGTTGATCCTTCTGATGTTCGAAGACAAACTGGCCCTTTCGCCCAAGCCTTCACTAAACATGAACATGACTTCAAGGCATACCCGAAGAAGGTGCGTTGGTGGAGAGAGGCTTTGACAAGTGTGAGTAATGTTGCTGGATGGACTACTTCTAAGTATAG GTATGAAACAGAGCTTATCAAAGAAATTGTAGATGTAATAGGGGAGAAAGTGTATCCTACGTTCACATTGTCAGATTCGACAGAGAACTTGTTTggaattgattttagattaCAGTACATAGATTTGCTTTTATATACTAGCGTAACTGATGTTCGCTTTTTGGGGATATGGGGGATGGGTGGGGTGGGTAAAACAACGATTGCTAGATTAGTTTATGAGAGAATTTCCCATAAGTATGAGGTTAGCTACTTTCTTGCTAATGTCAGACAGCAATCTGCCGAACATGGTATAGTTCATCTGCAAAAACAACTTATTTCCCTTGTATTGGAGGAAAGAGTTGCACAAGTTTGTGATGCTTATGGTGGAGCTGCAATGACCAAGAATTTATTATGTAATAAAAAGGTTCTTCTTGTTCTGGatgatgtggatcaattgaacCAACTTGAAATGCTTGCCGGAACTAAAGACTGGTTTGGTCCGGGGAGCAGAATTATCATCACAACAAGAGATGAACGTCTGCTGATTGAACATGGTATAGAGAAACCGTACGAGCTCCAGGGTTTAAATGACAATCAAGCTCTTCAGCTCTTTTCATGGAAAGccttcaaaaaatatcatccAGAAGAAGATTATTTGGAACTGTCCAAATGTTTCGTGGATTATGCGGGAGGTCTTCCATTAGCTCTTAGAACTCTTGGATCTTCTTTGTATAAAAGAGGTCGAGATGCCTGGATCAGTACATTGGATAAACTCAAGAAAGCTCCTAATAAGACAATCTTTGAGACTCTCAAGATAAGTTACGATGGACTGGATGATATGGAAAAGAGAATTTTTCTCAATGTTGCATGCTTTCATAAGGGTGGCTACAAGGAGCGAGTAATTGAAATACTGGATAGTTGTGGCTTTCCAGCTTGTATTGTGATAGATATTCTGGTTGAGAAATCTCTCTTAACTATTTTTGACGACTATGTCATGATGCATGATCTGATACAAGAAATGGGACGGGATATTGTTCGTCAAGAATCTTATGAGGAACCTGGGCAACGTAGTCGATTGTGGCTTGATAAAGACATCTTTCATGTATTTTCGAAGAATACA GGAACTGAAGCAATTGAAGGAATAGTCCTATACTTGCCTGAATTTGAACAAGCATGCTTGAATCCTGAAACTTTCTCCAAGATGTCTAGACTAAAGTTGCTCCAAATTCATAATCTGAACCTATCTCCAGGCCCAAAATATCTGTCTAATTccttgagatttctggaatggAGTTTGTATCCTTCAAAATCTCTCCCACCAACTTTTCAACCAGATGGTCTTACTGAACTTAATTTGCGTCATAGCAAAGTTGATCGGCTTTGGAATGGGAAAAAG CACTTGGGTAACTTGAAGTATATTGACCTTAGTTTCTCTGAAAATTTGATCAAGACCCCAGATTTCACTGGTATTCCGAATCTTGAAAGGTTGGTTCTTGAAAGTTGCACGAATGTAGTTGAGATTCACTCATCTATTGCATTTCTCAAAAAGcttaaaattttgaatttcacaAACTGTAAAAGTATCAGAAGTCTTCCAAGTGAGATAGAAATGGAATCTCTTGAAGTTTGTATACTTTCGGGATGCTCAAAATTGAAAAGCATTCCAGAATTTTTGGGACCAATGAAAAATTTATCAATGCTTTCTTCGGATGGGACAGCTATTGAGCAATTACATCCATCATTTGAATGTTTGGTTGGCCTTATTTCACTAGATCTAAGAGATTGCAAAAGTTTATTGTGTCTTCCGAGTGTCCTCTGTCGCATGAAATCTCTTAGAAGTCTCAATATGTCTGGATGCTCACAACTGTGCAAATTCCCTGATAGTGTAGGGCAGATTGAATGCTTGAAAGAGTTAGATCTTAGTGGAACTGCATTAAGCGAGCTTCCATCCTCCATTGTTCTGATGAAAAATCTGGAAGTATTGTCTTTTCGTGGATGTAAAGGGCCACCACCTAAATCATGGCATTTGTTTCCCCCTTTTGGCTCATTTCAAAGAAATAGTCCCGAGCCTGCGGGTCTAGTGATGGCTTCTTTAAATAATTTGCATTCAGTGAGGAAACTGGATTTAAGCAACTGCAGTTTTGGTGAAGGAGCAATCCCAGATGATATTGGCTGTTTGTCCTCTTTAGAAGAATTAAATCTTGGGGGAAACAATTTTATCAGCCTTCCTGCAAGCATCAGATGGCTCTCTCAGCTTATTTTATTAAACTTGGAGGGCTGCAAAAAGCTTCAGCGGTTGCCTGACCTCCCATCAAATGAAGAATTAACTATAACAATTGACGATTGTACTTCCTTGGAAATGTTGCCTGATCCACCAAAGTTGAGCAGATTGAGGTGGTTTTCTTTTAGATGTGTCAATTGTTACAAATTGGTTGGCAGTGAAGACAGCACTAATAGACCATTTTCAATGTTAAAGCGATTCCTGCAg GGAACCCCTCCTTTTATTGTTCACAGTTTCAATATTGTTACTCCTGGAAGCGAAATTCCTGAGTGGTTCAGTAATCAAACTGTGGGAGATTCAGTTGTTGTGCAACTACCTGCTCGACCAAGTGATAACAAGTCAGTGGGGTTTGCTCTATGTGTTGTCTTTGAAGCTGAAGAAAATCCAACTGCCGTTGAACTCAATTATATACGAAGTCATGCATGTGGAATTAAATGTCTTTCCAAAGTAGAAGGATCTTTGTCAACCTCTTTACTTGTAAAAGGGCTTTTTCATCATAAAGTAGGCCAGGTTATGTCAGATCACCTTTGGTTACTCTATGCATCTTTCAAAGACTATGATCCTAGAAATTATTGGAAAGGAGTATTCTATGAGATTGAGTTTTCATTTAAAACCTTTTGTTCTATGGAAAACAACAAGTGTTTGAAGCTGAAGAAGTGTGGGGTCCGTGTGGTGGACAAGCAAGATGTGGTAGATCTTAACAAAACAATGAACCAATCCAACAGCAGCTTTTATCTCGACAAGGCTATGTATGACCTCCATTGTGATCTTGACAAGTCAGCAAGTGTTCAATGTGCTGAAGTTGGGCAAACAATTGAACATTCTGATAAGGCAGGACCAAGTGGAAGTGGTATCTCTGACATGGAATCACTCAGCAAAAGATTGAAACACGAGTAA
- the LOC133732896 gene encoding disease resistance protein Roq1-like isoform X2, which translates to MMEDDEYWAWDSFYSDWSTFYSGSHDSAPHWKYDVFLSFRGEDTRTSFTDHLYQKLVWRGIKTFRDDPEIERGSTISAELSAAIKDSRFAVIVLSPNYASSTWCLDELEMINQSRGISRRLPVFYHVDPSDVRRQTGPFAQAFTKHEHDFKAYPKKVRWWREALTSVSNVAGWTTSKYRYETELIKEIVDVIGEKVYPTFTLSDSTENLFGIDFRLQYIDLLLYTSVTDVRFLGIWGMGGVGKTTIARLVYERISHKYEVSYFLANVRQQSAEHGIVHLQKQLISLVLEERVAQVCDAYGGAAMTKNLLCNKKVLLVLDDVDQLNQLEMLAGTKDWFGPGSRIIITTRDERLLIEHGIEKPYELQGLNDNQALQLFSWKAFKKYHPEEDYLELSKCFVDYAGGLPLALRTLGSSLYKRGRDAWISTLDKLKKAPNKTIFETLKISYDGLDDMEKRIFLNVACFHKGGYKERVIEILDSCGFPACIVIDILVEKSLLTIFDDYVMMHDLIQEMGRDIVRQESYEEPGQRSRLWLDKDIFHVFSKNTGTEAIEGIVLYLPEFEQACLNPETFSKMSRLKLLQIHNLNLSPGPKYLSNSLRFLEWSLYPSKSLPPTFQPDGLTELNLRHSKVDRLWNGKKHLGNLKYIDLSFSENLIKTPDFTGIPNLESVGQIECLKELDLSGTALSELPSSIVLMKNLEVLSFRGCKGPPPKSWHLFPPFGSFQRNSPEPAGLVMASLNNLHSVRKLDLSNCSFGEGAIPDDIGCLSSLEELNLGGNNFISLPASIRWLSQLILLNLEGCKKLQRLPDLPSNEELTITIDDCTSLEMLPDPPKLSRLRWFSFRCVNCYKLVGSEDSTNRPFSMLKRFLQGTPPFIVHSFNIVTPGSEIPEWFSNQTVGDSVVVQLPARPSDNKSVGFALCVVFEAEENPTAVELNYIRSHACGIKCLSKVEGSLSTSLLVKGLFHHKVGQVMSDHLWLLYASFKDYDPRNYWKGVFYEIEFSFKTFCSMENNKCLKLKKCGVRVVDKQDVVDLNKTMNQSNSSFYLDKAMYDLHCDLDKSASVQCAEVGQTIEHSDKAGPSGSGISDMESLSKRLKHE; encoded by the exons ATGATGGAGGACGACGAGTACTGGGCTTGGGATTCCTTCTATTCAGATTGGAGCACCTTCTACAGTGGGTCTCATGATTCAGCTCCTCATTGGAAGTACGATGTGTTTTTGAGTTTCAGGGGCGAAGACACGCGAACCAGTTTCACTGACCATCTTTACCAAAAATTGGTGTGGCGAGGAATCAAAACTTTCAGGGATGACCCAGAAATTGAAAGGGGGTCAACTATTTCTGCAGAGCTCTCGGCAGCCATTAAAGATTCAAGGTTCGCAGTCATTGTTCTCTCCCCAAACTACGCTTCTTCCACTtggtgcttggatgaacttgaaatgattaATCAATCGCGTGGAATCTCCAGACGTTTGCCGGTCTTCTATCATGTTGATCCTTCTGATGTTCGAAGACAAACTGGCCCTTTCGCCCAAGCCTTCACTAAACATGAACATGACTTCAAGGCATACCCGAAGAAGGTGCGTTGGTGGAGAGAGGCTTTGACAAGTGTGAGTAATGTTGCTGGATGGACTACTTCTAAGTATAG GTATGAAACAGAGCTTATCAAAGAAATTGTAGATGTAATAGGGGAGAAAGTGTATCCTACGTTCACATTGTCAGATTCGACAGAGAACTTGTTTggaattgattttagattaCAGTACATAGATTTGCTTTTATATACTAGCGTAACTGATGTTCGCTTTTTGGGGATATGGGGGATGGGTGGGGTGGGTAAAACAACGATTGCTAGATTAGTTTATGAGAGAATTTCCCATAAGTATGAGGTTAGCTACTTTCTTGCTAATGTCAGACAGCAATCTGCCGAACATGGTATAGTTCATCTGCAAAAACAACTTATTTCCCTTGTATTGGAGGAAAGAGTTGCACAAGTTTGTGATGCTTATGGTGGAGCTGCAATGACCAAGAATTTATTATGTAATAAAAAGGTTCTTCTTGTTCTGGatgatgtggatcaattgaacCAACTTGAAATGCTTGCCGGAACTAAAGACTGGTTTGGTCCGGGGAGCAGAATTATCATCACAACAAGAGATGAACGTCTGCTGATTGAACATGGTATAGAGAAACCGTACGAGCTCCAGGGTTTAAATGACAATCAAGCTCTTCAGCTCTTTTCATGGAAAGccttcaaaaaatatcatccAGAAGAAGATTATTTGGAACTGTCCAAATGTTTCGTGGATTATGCGGGAGGTCTTCCATTAGCTCTTAGAACTCTTGGATCTTCTTTGTATAAAAGAGGTCGAGATGCCTGGATCAGTACATTGGATAAACTCAAGAAAGCTCCTAATAAGACAATCTTTGAGACTCTCAAGATAAGTTACGATGGACTGGATGATATGGAAAAGAGAATTTTTCTCAATGTTGCATGCTTTCATAAGGGTGGCTACAAGGAGCGAGTAATTGAAATACTGGATAGTTGTGGCTTTCCAGCTTGTATTGTGATAGATATTCTGGTTGAGAAATCTCTCTTAACTATTTTTGACGACTATGTCATGATGCATGATCTGATACAAGAAATGGGACGGGATATTGTTCGTCAAGAATCTTATGAGGAACCTGGGCAACGTAGTCGATTGTGGCTTGATAAAGACATCTTTCATGTATTTTCGAAGAATACA GGAACTGAAGCAATTGAAGGAATAGTCCTATACTTGCCTGAATTTGAACAAGCATGCTTGAATCCTGAAACTTTCTCCAAGATGTCTAGACTAAAGTTGCTCCAAATTCATAATCTGAACCTATCTCCAGGCCCAAAATATCTGTCTAATTccttgagatttctggaatggAGTTTGTATCCTTCAAAATCTCTCCCACCAACTTTTCAACCAGATGGTCTTACTGAACTTAATTTGCGTCATAGCAAAGTTGATCGGCTTTGGAATGGGAAAAAG CACTTGGGTAACTTGAAGTATATTGACCTTAGTTTCTCTGAAAATTTGATCAAGACCCCAGATTTCACTGGTATTCCGAATCTTGAAAG TGTAGGGCAGATTGAATGCTTGAAAGAGTTAGATCTTAGTGGAACTGCATTAAGCGAGCTTCCATCCTCCATTGTTCTGATGAAAAATCTGGAAGTATTGTCTTTTCGTGGATGTAAAGGGCCACCACCTAAATCATGGCATTTGTTTCCCCCTTTTGGCTCATTTCAAAGAAATAGTCCCGAGCCTGCGGGTCTAGTGATGGCTTCTTTAAATAATTTGCATTCAGTGAGGAAACTGGATTTAAGCAACTGCAGTTTTGGTGAAGGAGCAATCCCAGATGATATTGGCTGTTTGTCCTCTTTAGAAGAATTAAATCTTGGGGGAAACAATTTTATCAGCCTTCCTGCAAGCATCAGATGGCTCTCTCAGCTTATTTTATTAAACTTGGAGGGCTGCAAAAAGCTTCAGCGGTTGCCTGACCTCCCATCAAATGAAGAATTAACTATAACAATTGACGATTGTACTTCCTTGGAAATGTTGCCTGATCCACCAAAGTTGAGCAGATTGAGGTGGTTTTCTTTTAGATGTGTCAATTGTTACAAATTGGTTGGCAGTGAAGACAGCACTAATAGACCATTTTCAATGTTAAAGCGATTCCTGCAg GGAACCCCTCCTTTTATTGTTCACAGTTTCAATATTGTTACTCCTGGAAGCGAAATTCCTGAGTGGTTCAGTAATCAAACTGTGGGAGATTCAGTTGTTGTGCAACTACCTGCTCGACCAAGTGATAACAAGTCAGTGGGGTTTGCTCTATGTGTTGTCTTTGAAGCTGAAGAAAATCCAACTGCCGTTGAACTCAATTATATACGAAGTCATGCATGTGGAATTAAATGTCTTTCCAAAGTAGAAGGATCTTTGTCAACCTCTTTACTTGTAAAAGGGCTTTTTCATCATAAAGTAGGCCAGGTTATGTCAGATCACCTTTGGTTACTCTATGCATCTTTCAAAGACTATGATCCTAGAAATTATTGGAAAGGAGTATTCTATGAGATTGAGTTTTCATTTAAAACCTTTTGTTCTATGGAAAACAACAAGTGTTTGAAGCTGAAGAAGTGTGGGGTCCGTGTGGTGGACAAGCAAGATGTGGTAGATCTTAACAAAACAATGAACCAATCCAACAGCAGCTTTTATCTCGACAAGGCTATGTATGACCTCCATTGTGATCTTGACAAGTCAGCAAGTGTTCAATGTGCTGAAGTTGGGCAAACAATTGAACATTCTGATAAGGCAGGACCAAGTGGAAGTGGTATCTCTGACATGGAATCACTCAGCAAAAGATTGAAACACGAGTAA